A stretch of DNA from Bacteroidales bacterium WCE2008:
TCCCGAGAGCGAGGCAACATTGACTATCCTGCCGTATTTATGGAGGATCATAGGCTGAAGGAGAGGTCTGGTGACATTATAGAAGCTGTCGAGGTCCGTCCTCAACACACTGTCCCACTCATCCTTTTCCAGCCAGATCATCAGGTTATCCTTGCGGATACCGGCATTGTTGACAAGTACTTCGATATAGTCCTCGGGATGGCCCTTCTGCCAGTCGAGGATAGCATTACCTGCCGAAGCTGCGTCAGAGATATCGAAAGGCATGAGTTCGGCATCTCCGCCGGCATTGCGGATCTCCGCCTGCACCTCCAGCGCGGCGGCCTGATTACTTTTATAGTTGATCAGTATATCATATCCCATTTCTGCCAGCTTTATCGCCACTGCCCTGCCGATACCGCGGCTGGCTCCGGTAACTAATGCATACTTTTTCATATCGTTTCCTTTTTTAGCATTTCTATAACAGCAGAGATATCCTCATAGAAAGGAGCGTCTTCCTTCATGAACGGACGTATTCCGCGGATTCTGTCATATATACGTCTGGATGCCTCCGAGATTGAATCTTTTATTCCCAGACAATCCACGGCCTGAGCCAGCGCCAGATACTCCACGGCCATTACCTGATAGACATTGTCGATCACCTGACGGCAAAGCAGGGCGCTGTTGGTACCCATGCTGACAATATCCTGATTGTCATTGTTGTTCGGGATACTGTGTACATAGTTCGGCATGGCGAGGGTCTGGCATTCAGCCGTAGTAGACGTAGCGGTGAACTGGCAGGCCTGCATACCATAGTTGAGTCCCAGCGTACCCATGTTCAGGAACGGAGGAAGAATACCGTTGATACGGTCATGGAAAAGATAGTTCAGCTGACGTTCGGCCGTCATCGCAACCCTTACCATGGCGATCTTTACCTTATCCTCCTCAAGGGAGATGTAGTCTCCATGGAAGTTGCCTCCATGATAGACATTCTGGGTATCCGGGTCTATTATAGGGTTGTC
This window harbors:
- a CDS encoding 3-oxoacyl-[acyl-carrier protein] reductase, whose product is MKKYALVTGASRGIGRAVAIKLAEMGYDILINYKSNQAAALEVQAEIRNAGGDAELMPFDISDAASAGNAILDWQKGHPEDYIEVLVNNAGIRKDNLMIWLEKDEWDSVLRTDLDSFYNVTRPLLQPMILHKYGRIVNVASLSGVKGLPGQVNYSAAKGGLIAATKALAQEVARKNVMVNAVAPGFISSDMTAELDENELKKTIPAGRFGTCAEVAAIVGFLASKECSYITGECISINGGLYC